The genomic region CTACGAATCCGTTGATCAATCCCGAGATCGAGGTTCTCCGCTATGAGCCAAACCCCGGCGAGTTTCCTACTTCTCCAGACGCCGCCACTTGGGAGACTGCCTTCGCGGGCTTAGACGAAGCTCAACGCATGGCTGCGGTTGAAGCCGCTTACAACCGCCAGGAAGCCGCTCTTGCCGCGGTCTTCGATCCGGCGAACCGTCCGAGCAAGGCCATCGAGGAATTCTGGAGACAGGATTGGGATGCGATCACAGGCGACGACACCTGGGGTGGCCCCGACCAGGCGAACGCATGGGCAGGCGAACCGGCCAACTTCGCAGTCACCAGCGACTTCAAGTCGAAGGGGACCGAGTACGAGCTCTTTTTCCAGCCCACAGAGAACTGGAACATCGTGCTCAACGCGGCTAAGGTCAAAGCGCAGCGCTTCAATATCGCGAGCTCTTACGCTGACTACGTGAGAGAGCGCTGGGAACTCTACAAAGGTCCCTATGGCGACTTGAAGCTGTACAACGGCGAATCCTCTGACCCGGAAACCCTTCGTTGGAAGTACGGAACTGAGTTCTACGCGAACTACCTCGCGGGCGTTCTCATCAACCGCTCTCAGGTTCCCGAACTGCGCGAGTGGCGAGCGAACCTGATCACCAACTACGGATTCAGGGACGGCCGCCTGGCAGGACTCAACATTGGCGGCGCCCTTCGCTGGCAAGATGAAGTCGCCATCGGCTACCCTGGCGTGCTCGCTACCGAGCCGGTCGAAGAGTTTGGCCTCGAAGTGGGTGATGAAATGTATGACGTCACCAACCCTTACATGGGACCTTCGGAGACCTCGCTCGACCTGTGGGCGAACTATACCTTCGACCTCTCCGAAAGGGTGAAATGGAAGATCCAGGTCAATGTCAGCAATGTGACAGCTGAGGACGAATTGATCCCTGTCACCGTAAACGTCGACGGAACTCCGGCCACCTCTCGCATCGCTCCACAAAGGACGTGGACCATTGCGAACACGCTCTCGTTCTAAGGCTCTGAGGTTTAGACTCGTGTATTTATTCGAACGGCGCCTTCACGGGCGCCGTTTTTCATTCCGCATGAGGCCTGACTCCATTTCCCGAACCCAAGTGCTTGAATATTGAATACAGAACCAAAAAAGAAACGCTGCAGTCGCCGCGTCGAGACGTCGGTGGAAGGAGTCCGCTTCATGCCTCCTAGATCCAAAATGGGGCGCCAGCTCGTATGCGGACCATCCCGTAGGTCTCCAGGCGCCTGCTCAAAATCCGCCGGAAGAGCTGACTCTTACATAACAGTTAAGGTTTTTAGCCTTTCAGAGGCTTTCCTGTTTGCCTGATCCGGAGGACTCTGCAGGATCCAGCGAGTTGGTTTAGGCATAAATCAGCTTGCTGGCCCTCTCCTTTACCACCCGCAGTCTATAACAATCCCATCATCAAAAAAATACTCCCTACTTAGCCCAAGTCGAACCCCGGACGACGGCTCTAGTTGCCAATTATTATGAACTCAGATTCGAATAAATCGAGTGGCGTCCATGCGGCGCTTCCGGACAAGATAATCGGTTTCAAGGAAAAGATTGGATACGCCTCTGGCGACATGGCGTCCGTTCTCTTCTTCAAAGTGTTCTCCTCTTTCTTGATGTTCTTCTACACGGATATCATCGGGATTGAGGCAGCGATTATCGCCACTATGCTTTGGGTTACCCGCATTTTCGATGCGTTCACAGACCCCGTCATGGGCATGATTTGTGACCGGACGAAGTCGCCCCACGGCAAGTTTCGCCCTTGGCTGCGCTGGATGGTCCTTCCCTATGCGATAAGCGGTGTGCTCATTTTCACGGTCCCGGACCTGAGCGAAACGATGACCATCGTATATGTGTACGCGACCTATTCGCTAGCTATGCTGACCTACACGGGTATTAACATTCCGTATGGAGCTCTGATGGGAGTGATGACTCCGCATTCTTCGGAACGAACCGTGCTTTCCTCGTTTCGTTTCTATGGCGCCTATGCCGCGAACCTGATCGTTCAGGCCACCATTTTGATCCTGGTCGTGAAGCTGGGTGGTAGTGAAGATGGCAATACAGCGACTCAGTCCGGATATGTGAATACAATGATTCTCTACGCGATTTGCGCCGGACTGCTTTTCTTTTTCACCTTTTCTGCGACCAAGGAGCGAGTTCAGCCTCCGAAAGGGCAGGAGACCAATATCACGAAGGACCTTGCTCAGCTGTTTAAAAACAAGCCTTGGGTCGCTATCATTATCATTGGCATCACGACGATCATGTGGATCGCTATGCGCGATGCCGCGATTCTGTATTACTTCAAGTATTACGTGGTTGGGCAGGTAGAAGACGGAGGACGCTTTGCCGCGCTCGCTACTTGGTTCAATGTCATTGGCACGATTGGAACCCTCCTAGGGGTGGCTTGCACGAAGTGGTTTACCGATATCTTCAAAGGCAAGAAGAACGCCTACCTGTTTCTAACGATCATTGTGTCGTTTGTCGCAGCCTGCTACTACTTTTCAGGTCCAGGCGATGTTACTTTGGTTTTCTGTATCCAGGCGATCACTTCGTTTCTGATGGGTCCCTTGATGCCGCTGTTCTGGTCTATGATCGCAGACACCGCTGATTATTCCGAATGGAAGTTCGGCCGTCGTTTCACTGGATTGACCTTTTCCGCAGGTACCTTCTCTCAAAAGCTTGGCTGGGCGCTCGGACCAGCTTTCGCGGGGTATTTGCTTAACTACTACGGCTACGTCGACAACGTTGCTCAATCAGCACGCACGATTGAAGGTCTGCGAATGATGATGTCGTTGATTCCATCTGGGCTTGCATTGGTAGCCGCAGCCTTGGTCATGACCTATGGCATCAATCTGAAGCTGGAACGACGGATTGAGCTTGAGCTTTCGGAACGAAAGGCTGCCGAAGGGTCGCTCGACACTTAACGTGTTTCTCAACTAGAAAATTTGAAACAAGCCCGGTTCTTTCCGAACCGGGCTTTTGTTTTGGGCACGAAACGGGCGTCAGCTTCATGCCGACGCCCGTGGTTAGAATCAATTTTGGCCTCTTGCTACTAGGCTTGAAGCTTTTTGATACGCTCTATCAGCGGATTGTCGCTCTTGGACATGAATGCGAGGTTCCTGTCGATGAGCTCGTTTCGCTGGGCCACGCAGGCGGCGCTGCGGAGCGGGTCGGATGGTGTGTTCATGGCGTAGTCGACCAGCTTGTCCACTGTCGTAGTGGCGACGTGGAGACGCGTATCGCTGGATGCGTAGTAGACGAAGACTTCGTTCTTCTCGTTGACGATCGTGCCATTGGTGAAGGCCACATTCATGACGTCGCCCACCAGCTCCTCGCCTTCCGGGGCGATGAAGAAACCGCCAGGAGTGTAGATCTCCTTGGTGGGGTCCTCGAGCGAGGTCATGAAGACGTAGAGCACGTAGCGCAGGCCGGAGGCGCAGCCGCGAACGCCGTGGGCGATGTGCAGCCAGCCCTTGTCGGTTTTGATCGGGGCGTCGCCTTGGCCGTTTTTGGTTTCCTTGATGGTATGGTAGGCCCGCTGGTCGATGATGAATTCCTTTTCGATAACCGCGTTGGTCATGTCGGAGCAGAGACCCCATCCGATGCCTCCGCCTGAGCCGGTGGAGATGAAGCCGTCCTGTGGACGGGTGTAGAGGGCGTACTTGCCATCGACGAATTCCGGATGCAGCACCACGTTGCGCTGCTGGAGCGAGGGCGTTTTCAGATCGGGAAGGCGTTCCCAGGTTTTCAGGTCCTTGGTGCGCGCGATGCCGCACTGGGCGACGGCGGAGGAAAGGTCGAACGCGGCTGCTTTGGGATCCTTGCGCTCGGTGCAGAAAAGGCCGTAGATCCAGCCGTCCTCGTGCTTCACCATGCGCATGTCGTAGACGTTGGTGTCAGGATTTTCCGTTTCCGGCATGGTCACCGGGTGGTCCCAGAAGCGGAAGTTGTCGATCCCGTTGGGACTCTCGGCGATGGCGAAAAACGACTTGCGATCGTTTCCCTCCACACGGGCGCAGAGGTAGTACTTTCCGTCGAGATAGATCGCTCCGGAATTGAAGGCGCAATGCACGCCGATGCGCTCCATGAGGTGTGGATTGGTTTCCGGATTCAAGTCGTAGGACCAGAATAGGGGGGCGTGCTTTTCGGTGAGCACGGGGTGCTTGTGTCGATTGAAGATGCCGTTGCCGGGCTCGACGGGCGGGTTAGGGCGGGAAAGCAAGGCTTCCTGCGCTTCGACGAGTTGGGTGAGACGCGTTTGATAGGTGCTCATGGTAGTGCGAATTTGGTTACGAGGGTTGACGTAGGGAGAAATTAGGCCTGCTCGAGGCGCGCCAGCATCTCGAAGCACGCACGACCGTTGTGGTAGGCGGACTTCCAGGGACCAGCTTTTTCCTTGGCGATGCGGGAGCCGTCCGCTTTGACGCCCCAGATCCATTCGCCGAATTCCCTGTCGACGAAAACGGATTGGATATATTCCCAGATCTTAACGGAGGCGTTGAGGAAGCGCTTGTCGCCGGTAAGCTGATAC from Pelagicoccus sp. SDUM812003 harbors:
- a CDS encoding glycosidase — protein: MSTYQTRLTQLVEAQEALLSRPNPPVEPGNGIFNRHKHPVLTEKHAPLFWSYDLNPETNPHLMERIGVHCAFNSGAIYLDGKYYLCARVEGNDRKSFFAIAESPNGIDNFRFWDHPVTMPETENPDTNVYDMRMVKHEDGWIYGLFCTERKDPKAAAFDLSSAVAQCGIARTKDLKTWERLPDLKTPSLQQRNVVLHPEFVDGKYALYTRPQDGFISTGSGGGIGWGLCSDMTNAVIEKEFIIDQRAYHTIKETKNGQGDAPIKTDKGWLHIAHGVRGCASGLRYVLYVFMTSLEDPTKEIYTPGGFFIAPEGEELVGDVMNVAFTNGTIVNEKNEVFVYYASSDTRLHVATTTVDKLVDYAMNTPSDPLRSAACVAQRNELIDRNLAFMSKSDNPLIERIKKLQA
- a CDS encoding MFS transporter, producing MNSDSNKSSGVHAALPDKIIGFKEKIGYASGDMASVLFFKVFSSFLMFFYTDIIGIEAAIIATMLWVTRIFDAFTDPVMGMICDRTKSPHGKFRPWLRWMVLPYAISGVLIFTVPDLSETMTIVYVYATYSLAMLTYTGINIPYGALMGVMTPHSSERTVLSSFRFYGAYAANLIVQATILILVVKLGGSEDGNTATQSGYVNTMILYAICAGLLFFFTFSATKERVQPPKGQETNITKDLAQLFKNKPWVAIIIIGITTIMWIAMRDAAILYYFKYYVVGQVEDGGRFAALATWFNVIGTIGTLLGVACTKWFTDIFKGKKNAYLFLTIIVSFVAACYYFSGPGDVTLVFCIQAITSFLMGPLMPLFWSMIADTADYSEWKFGRRFTGLTFSAGTFSQKLGWALGPAFAGYLLNYYGYVDNVAQSARTIEGLRMMMSLIPSGLALVAAALVMTYGINLKLERRIELELSERKAAEGSLDT